One genomic window of Meles meles chromosome 15, mMelMel3.1 paternal haplotype, whole genome shotgun sequence includes the following:
- the DCTN1 gene encoding dynactin subunit 1 isoform X2 translates to MAQSKRHMYSRTPSGSRMSAEASARPLRVGSRVEVIGKGHRGTVAYVGATLFATGKWVGVILDEAKGKNDGTVQGRKYFTCDEGHGIFVRQSQIQVFEDGADTTSPETPDSSASKVLKREGTDSTAKTSKLRGLKPKKAPTARKTTTRRPKPTRPASTGVAGASSSLGPSGSASAGELSSSEPSTPAQTPLAAPIIPTPALTSPGAAPPLPSPSKEEEGLRAQVRDLEEKLETLRLKRAEDKAKLKELEKHKIQLEQVQEWKSKMQEQQADLQRRLKEARKEAKEALEAKERYMEEMADTADAIEMATLDKEMAEERAESLQQEVEALKERVDELTTDLEILKAEIEEKGSDGAASSYQLKQLEEQNARLKDALVRMRDLSSSEKQEHVKLQKLMEKKNQELEVVRQQRERLQEELSQAESTIDELKEQVDAALGAEEMVEMLTDRNLNLEEKVRELRETVGDLEAMNEMNDELQENARETELELREQLDMAGARVREAQKRVEAAQETVADYQQTIKKYRQLTAHLQDVNRELTNQQEASVERQQQPPPETFDFKIKFAETKAHAKAIEMELRQMEVAQANRHMSLLTAFMPDSFLRPGGDHDCVLVLLLMPRLICKAELIRKQAQEKFELSENCSERPGLRGAAGEQLSFAAGLVYSLSLLQATLHRYEHALSQCNVDVYKKIGSLYPEMSAHERSLDFLIELLHKDQLDETVNVEPLTKAIKYYQHLYSIHLAEQPEDSTMQLADHIKFTQSALDCMSVEVGRLRAFLQGGQEASDIALLLRDLETSCSDIRQFCKKIRRRMPGTDAPGIPAALAFGAQVSDTLLDCRKHLTWVVAVLQEVAAAAAQLIAPLAENEGLPVAALEELAFKASEQIYGTPSSSPYECLRQSSNILISTMNKLATAMQEGEYDAERPPSKPPPVELRAAALRAEITDAEGLGLKLEDRETVIKELKKSLKIKGEELSEANVRLSLLEKKLDSAAKDADERIEKVQTRLEETQALLRKKEKEFEETMDALQADIDQLEAEKAELKQRLNSQSKRTIEGLRGPPPSGIATLVSGIAGGGAPGQAPGSVPGPGLVKDSPLLLQQISAMRLHISQLQHENSILKGAQMKASLAALPPLHVAKLSPSPHEGPDSELAAGALYRKTSQLLETLNQLSTHTHVVDITRSSPAAKSPSAQLLEQVAQLKSLSDTIEKLKDEVLKETVSQRPGATVPTDFAIFPSSAFLRAKEEQQDDTVYMGKVTFSCAAGLGQRHRLVLTQEQLHQLHGRLIS, encoded by the exons AATGAGTGCAGAGGCAAGTGCCCGGCCTCTGCGAGTGGGCTCCCGTGTGGAGGTGATTGGAAAAGGCCACCGAGGCACTGTGGCCTATGTCGGAGCCACGCTCTTTGCCACTGGCAAATGGGTCGGCGTGATCCTGGATGAAGCAAAGGGCAAGAATGATGGAACTGTCCAAGGCAGGAAGTACTTCACTTGCGATGAAGGGCATGGTATCTTTGTGCGTCAGTCCCAG ATCCAGGTATTTGAAGATGGAGCAGATACTACTTCCCCAGAGACACCGGATTCTTCTGCCTCAAAGGTCCTCAAAAGAG AGGGAACAGACTCAACTGCAAAGACCAGCAAACTG CGGGGACTGAAGCCTAAGAAG GCACCGACAGCCCGAAAG ACCACAACTCGGCGGCCcaag CCCACCCGCCCAGCCAGTACTGGGGTGGCTGGGGCCAGTAGCTCCCTGGGCCCCTCTGGCTCAGCATCAGCAGGTGAGCTGAGCAGCAGTGAGCCCAGCACCCCGGCTCAGACGCCGCTGGCGGCACCCATCATCCCCACGCCGGCTCTCACCTCTCCTGGAGCAGCACCTCCACTACCTTCCCCCTCCAAG gaggaggaggggctgagagCCCAGGTGCGGGACCTGGAGGAGAAACTGGAGACCCTGCGGttgaaacgggcagaagacaagGCGAaactaaaagagctggagaaacaTAAGATCCAGCTGGAGCAGGTGCAAGAATGGAAGAGCAAGAtgcaggagcagcaggcagacctGCAGCGACGCCTCAAGGAGGCGCGGAAG GAAGCCAAGGAGGCCCTGGAGGCAAAGGAGCGCTACATGGAGGAGATGGCTGATACTGCCGATGCCATCGAAatggccactctggacaaggAGATGGCCGAAGAGCGGGCCGAGTCCCTGCAGCAGGAGGTGGAGGCATTGAAGGAACGTGTGGATGAGCTCACCACCGACTTAGAGATCCTCAAAGCTGAGATAGAAGAGAAGG GCTCAGATGGGGCAGCGTCCAGTTATCAGCTAAAGCAGCTCGAGGAGCAGAACGCCCGCCTGAAGGACGCCCTGGTGAG GATGCGGGATCTTTCTTCCTCCGAGAAGCAAGAGCATGTGAAACTCCAGAAGCTCATGGAGAAGAAGAACCAAGAGCTGGAGGTTGTGAGGCAGCAGCGGGAGCGTCTGCAGGAGGAGCTGAGCCAGGCAGAGAGCACCATCGATGAGCTCAAGGAGCAG GTGGATGCTGCTCTGGGTGCCGAGGAGATGGTGGAGATGCTAACAGACCGGAACCTGAATCTAGAAGAGAAAGTACGAGAGTTGAGAGAGACCGTGGGGGACTTG GAAGCGATGAATGAGATGAACGATGAGCTGCAGGAGAACGCACGCGAGACAGAGCTGGAGCTGCGGGAGCAGCTGGACATGGCGGGCGCACGGGTCCGGGAGGCCCAGAAGCGTGTGGAGGCAGCCCAGGAGACGGTTGCAGACTACCAGCAAACCATAAAGAAGTACCGCCAGCTGACCGCCCACCTTCAG GATGTGAATCGGGAACTGACAAACCAGCAGGAAGCATCCGTGGAGAGGCAGCAGCAGCCACCCCCAGAGACTTTTGACTTCAAAATCAAGTTTGCTGAGACTAAGGCTCATGCCAAG GCAATTGAGATGGAATTGAGGCAGATGGAGGTGGCCCAGGCAAACCGGCACATGTCCCTGCTGACGGCCTTCATGCCTGACAGCTTCCTTCGGCCGGGTGGAGACCATGACTGCGTCCTGGTGCTGCTGCTCATGCCTCGTCTTATTTGCAAG GCAGAGCTGATCCGGAAGCAGGCCCAGGAGAAGTTTGAACTAAGTGAAAACTGTTCAGAGCGGCCTGGGCTCCGAGGAGCTGCAGGGGAGCAGCTGAGCTTTGCTGCTGGGCTGGTATACTCGCTGAGTCTGTTGCAGGCCACACTCCACCGCTACGAGCA CGCCCTCTCTCAGTGCAACGTGGACGTGTATAAGAAGATTGGCAGCCTCTACCCTGAGATGAGTGCCCATGAGCGCTCCTTGGATTTCCTCATTGAGCTATTACACAAGGATCAACTGGATGAGACTGTCAACGTAGAGCCTCTCACCAAGGCCATTAAGTACTACCAG CATCTGTATAGTATCCATCTTGCTGAACAACCTGAGGACAGTACCATGCAGCTGGCTGACCACATTAAG TTCACCCAGAGTGCCCTGGACTGCATGAGTGTGGAGGTGGGACGGCTGCGTGCCTTCTTGCAG GGTGGCCAGGAGGCTTCAGATATTGCCCTTCTGCTCCGAGACCTGGAGACATCATGCAGTGACATCCGCCAGTTCTGCAAGAAGATCCGAAGGCGAATGCCAGGGACAGATGCTCCTGGGATTCCAGCCGCACTGGCCTTTGGAGCACAG GTGTCAGACACACTCCTAGACTGCAGGAAACACTTGACGTGGGTGGTGGCCGTGCTGCAGGAGGTGGCAGCTGCTGCCGCCCAGCTCATTGCCCCGCTCGCAGAGAATGAGGGACTGCCTGTGGCTGCACTGGAGGAGCTGGCTTTCAAAGCAAGCGAGCAG ATCTACGGGACCCCCTCTAGCAGCCCCTATGAGTGTCTGCGCCAGTCGAGCAACATCCTCATCAGTACCATGAACAAACTGGCCACAGCCATGCAGGAGGGCGAGTATGATGCAGAGCGGCCCCCCAGCAAG CCTCCCCCAGTTGAGCTGAGGGCTGCAGCCCTTCGTGCAGAAATCACTGATGCTGAAGGCCTGGGCTTGAAGCTTGAAGATCGAGAAACAGTTATCAAGGAGTTGAAGAAGTCATTGAAAATCAAG GGGGAGGAGCTGAGTGAGGCCAATGTGCGACTAAGTCTCCTGGAGAAGAAGCTGGACAGTGCTGCCAAGGATGCAGACGAGCGCATCGAGAAAGTCCAGACTCGGCTGGAGGAGACGCAGGCACTGCTGCGGAAGAAGGAGAA GGAGTTTGAGGAAACAATGGATGCACTCCAGGCTGACATTGACCAGCTagaggcagagaaggcagagctAAAGCAGCGGCTGAACAGCCAGTCGAAGCGCACAATCGAGGGgctccgggggccccctccctcgGGTATTGCTACCCTGGTCTCTGGCATCGCTGGTG GAGGTGCCCCTGGGCAGGCTCCAGgatctgtgccaggccctgggctggtgAAGGACTCACCACTGCTGCTTCAGCAGATCTCTGCCATGAGGCTGCACATCTCCCAGCTCCAGCATGAGAACAGCATCCTCAAG GGAGCCCAGATGAAGGCATCTTTAGCAGCCTTGCCCCCTCTGCATGTGGCAAAGCTCTCCCCCTCACCACACGAGGGCCCTGACAGTGAACTAGCAGCTGGTGCACTGTATCGTAAGACCAGCCAGCTGTTGGAGACGTTGAATCAACTGAGCACACATACCCACGTAGTAGATATCACTCGTTCCAGCCCTG CTGCCAAGAGCCCATCGGCCCAGCTCCTGGAGCAGGTGGCTCAGCTCAAGTCCTTAAGTGACACCATCGAGAAACTCAAG GATGAGGTCCTTAAGGAGACCGTATCTCAGCGCCCTGGAGCCACAGTCCCCACTGACTTTGCCATCTTCCCTTCGTCAGCCTTCCTTAgg GCCAAGGAGGAGCAGCAAGACGACACGGTCTACATGGGCAAAGTGACCTTCTCGTGCGCAGCTGGCCTTGGACAGCGACACCGGCTGGTGCTGACCCAGGAGCAGCTGCACCAGCTTCATGGTCGCCTCATCTCCTAA
- the DCTN1 gene encoding dynactin subunit 1 isoform X1, with amino-acid sequence MAQSKRHMYSRTPSGSRMSAEASARPLRVGSRVEVIGKGHRGTVAYVGATLFATGKWVGVILDEAKGKNDGTVQGRKYFTCDEGHGIFVRQSQIQVFEDGADTTSPETPDSSASKVLKREGTDSTAKTSKLRGLKPKKAPTARKTTTRRPKPTRPASTGVAGASSSLGPSGSASAGELSSSEPSTPAQTPLAAPIIPTPALTSPGAAPPLPSPSKEEEGLRAQVRDLEEKLETLRLKRAEDKAKLKELEKHKIQLEQVQEWKSKMQEQQADLQRRLKEARKEAKEALEAKERYMEEMADTADAIEMATLDKEMAEERAESLQQEVEALKERVDELTTDLEILKAEIEEKGSDGAASSYQLKQLEEQNARLKDALVRMRDLSSSEKQEHVKLQKLMEKKNQELEVVRQQRERLQEELSQAESTIDELKEQVDAALGAEEMVEMLTDRNLNLEEKVRELRETVGDLEAMNEMNDELQENARETELELREQLDMAGARVREAQKRVEAAQETVADYQQTIKKYRQLTAHLQDVNRELTNQQEASVERQQQPPPETFDFKIKFAETKAHAKAIEMELRQMEVAQANRHMSLLTAFMPDSFLRPGGDHDCVLVLLLMPRLICKAELIRKQAQEKFELSENCSERPGLRGAAGEQLSFAAGLVYSLSLLQATLHRYEHALSQCNVDVYKKIGSLYPEMSAHERSLDFLIELLHKDQLDETVNVEPLTKAIKYYQHLYSIHLAEQPEDSTMQLADHIKFTQSALDCMSVEVGRLRAFLQGGQEASDIALLLRDLETSCSDIRQFCKKIRRRMPGTDAPGIPAALAFGAQVSDTLLDCRKHLTWVVAVLQEVAAAAAQLIAPLAENEGLPVAALEELAFKASEQIYGTPSSSPYECLRQSSNILISTMNKLATAMQEGEYDAERPPSKPPPVELRAAALRAEITDAEGLGLKLEDRETVIKELKKSLKIKGEELSEANVRLSLLEKKLDSAAKDADERIEKVQTRLEETQALLRKKEKEFEETMDALQADIDQLEAEKAELKQRLNSQSKRTIEGLRGPPPSGIATLVSGIAGEEQQRGGAPGQAPGSVPGPGLVKDSPLLLQQISAMRLHISQLQHENSILKGAQMKASLAALPPLHVAKLSPSPHEGPDSELAAGALYRKTSQLLETLNQLSTHTHVVDITRSSPAAKSPSAQLLEQVAQLKSLSDTIEKLKDEVLKETVSQRPGATVPTDFAIFPSSAFLRAKEEQQDDTVYMGKVTFSCAAGLGQRHRLVLTQEQLHQLHGRLIS; translated from the exons AATGAGTGCAGAGGCAAGTGCCCGGCCTCTGCGAGTGGGCTCCCGTGTGGAGGTGATTGGAAAAGGCCACCGAGGCACTGTGGCCTATGTCGGAGCCACGCTCTTTGCCACTGGCAAATGGGTCGGCGTGATCCTGGATGAAGCAAAGGGCAAGAATGATGGAACTGTCCAAGGCAGGAAGTACTTCACTTGCGATGAAGGGCATGGTATCTTTGTGCGTCAGTCCCAG ATCCAGGTATTTGAAGATGGAGCAGATACTACTTCCCCAGAGACACCGGATTCTTCTGCCTCAAAGGTCCTCAAAAGAG AGGGAACAGACTCAACTGCAAAGACCAGCAAACTG CGGGGACTGAAGCCTAAGAAG GCACCGACAGCCCGAAAG ACCACAACTCGGCGGCCcaag CCCACCCGCCCAGCCAGTACTGGGGTGGCTGGGGCCAGTAGCTCCCTGGGCCCCTCTGGCTCAGCATCAGCAGGTGAGCTGAGCAGCAGTGAGCCCAGCACCCCGGCTCAGACGCCGCTGGCGGCACCCATCATCCCCACGCCGGCTCTCACCTCTCCTGGAGCAGCACCTCCACTACCTTCCCCCTCCAAG gaggaggaggggctgagagCCCAGGTGCGGGACCTGGAGGAGAAACTGGAGACCCTGCGGttgaaacgggcagaagacaagGCGAaactaaaagagctggagaaacaTAAGATCCAGCTGGAGCAGGTGCAAGAATGGAAGAGCAAGAtgcaggagcagcaggcagacctGCAGCGACGCCTCAAGGAGGCGCGGAAG GAAGCCAAGGAGGCCCTGGAGGCAAAGGAGCGCTACATGGAGGAGATGGCTGATACTGCCGATGCCATCGAAatggccactctggacaaggAGATGGCCGAAGAGCGGGCCGAGTCCCTGCAGCAGGAGGTGGAGGCATTGAAGGAACGTGTGGATGAGCTCACCACCGACTTAGAGATCCTCAAAGCTGAGATAGAAGAGAAGG GCTCAGATGGGGCAGCGTCCAGTTATCAGCTAAAGCAGCTCGAGGAGCAGAACGCCCGCCTGAAGGACGCCCTGGTGAG GATGCGGGATCTTTCTTCCTCCGAGAAGCAAGAGCATGTGAAACTCCAGAAGCTCATGGAGAAGAAGAACCAAGAGCTGGAGGTTGTGAGGCAGCAGCGGGAGCGTCTGCAGGAGGAGCTGAGCCAGGCAGAGAGCACCATCGATGAGCTCAAGGAGCAG GTGGATGCTGCTCTGGGTGCCGAGGAGATGGTGGAGATGCTAACAGACCGGAACCTGAATCTAGAAGAGAAAGTACGAGAGTTGAGAGAGACCGTGGGGGACTTG GAAGCGATGAATGAGATGAACGATGAGCTGCAGGAGAACGCACGCGAGACAGAGCTGGAGCTGCGGGAGCAGCTGGACATGGCGGGCGCACGGGTCCGGGAGGCCCAGAAGCGTGTGGAGGCAGCCCAGGAGACGGTTGCAGACTACCAGCAAACCATAAAGAAGTACCGCCAGCTGACCGCCCACCTTCAG GATGTGAATCGGGAACTGACAAACCAGCAGGAAGCATCCGTGGAGAGGCAGCAGCAGCCACCCCCAGAGACTTTTGACTTCAAAATCAAGTTTGCTGAGACTAAGGCTCATGCCAAG GCAATTGAGATGGAATTGAGGCAGATGGAGGTGGCCCAGGCAAACCGGCACATGTCCCTGCTGACGGCCTTCATGCCTGACAGCTTCCTTCGGCCGGGTGGAGACCATGACTGCGTCCTGGTGCTGCTGCTCATGCCTCGTCTTATTTGCAAG GCAGAGCTGATCCGGAAGCAGGCCCAGGAGAAGTTTGAACTAAGTGAAAACTGTTCAGAGCGGCCTGGGCTCCGAGGAGCTGCAGGGGAGCAGCTGAGCTTTGCTGCTGGGCTGGTATACTCGCTGAGTCTGTTGCAGGCCACACTCCACCGCTACGAGCA CGCCCTCTCTCAGTGCAACGTGGACGTGTATAAGAAGATTGGCAGCCTCTACCCTGAGATGAGTGCCCATGAGCGCTCCTTGGATTTCCTCATTGAGCTATTACACAAGGATCAACTGGATGAGACTGTCAACGTAGAGCCTCTCACCAAGGCCATTAAGTACTACCAG CATCTGTATAGTATCCATCTTGCTGAACAACCTGAGGACAGTACCATGCAGCTGGCTGACCACATTAAG TTCACCCAGAGTGCCCTGGACTGCATGAGTGTGGAGGTGGGACGGCTGCGTGCCTTCTTGCAG GGTGGCCAGGAGGCTTCAGATATTGCCCTTCTGCTCCGAGACCTGGAGACATCATGCAGTGACATCCGCCAGTTCTGCAAGAAGATCCGAAGGCGAATGCCAGGGACAGATGCTCCTGGGATTCCAGCCGCACTGGCCTTTGGAGCACAG GTGTCAGACACACTCCTAGACTGCAGGAAACACTTGACGTGGGTGGTGGCCGTGCTGCAGGAGGTGGCAGCTGCTGCCGCCCAGCTCATTGCCCCGCTCGCAGAGAATGAGGGACTGCCTGTGGCTGCACTGGAGGAGCTGGCTTTCAAAGCAAGCGAGCAG ATCTACGGGACCCCCTCTAGCAGCCCCTATGAGTGTCTGCGCCAGTCGAGCAACATCCTCATCAGTACCATGAACAAACTGGCCACAGCCATGCAGGAGGGCGAGTATGATGCAGAGCGGCCCCCCAGCAAG CCTCCCCCAGTTGAGCTGAGGGCTGCAGCCCTTCGTGCAGAAATCACTGATGCTGAAGGCCTGGGCTTGAAGCTTGAAGATCGAGAAACAGTTATCAAGGAGTTGAAGAAGTCATTGAAAATCAAG GGGGAGGAGCTGAGTGAGGCCAATGTGCGACTAAGTCTCCTGGAGAAGAAGCTGGACAGTGCTGCCAAGGATGCAGACGAGCGCATCGAGAAAGTCCAGACTCGGCTGGAGGAGACGCAGGCACTGCTGCGGAAGAAGGAGAA GGAGTTTGAGGAAACAATGGATGCACTCCAGGCTGACATTGACCAGCTagaggcagagaaggcagagctAAAGCAGCGGCTGAACAGCCAGTCGAAGCGCACAATCGAGGGgctccgggggccccctccctcgGGTATTGCTACCCTGGTCTCTGGCATCGCTGGTG AAGAACAACAGCGAG GAGGTGCCCCTGGGCAGGCTCCAGgatctgtgccaggccctgggctggtgAAGGACTCACCACTGCTGCTTCAGCAGATCTCTGCCATGAGGCTGCACATCTCCCAGCTCCAGCATGAGAACAGCATCCTCAAG GGAGCCCAGATGAAGGCATCTTTAGCAGCCTTGCCCCCTCTGCATGTGGCAAAGCTCTCCCCCTCACCACACGAGGGCCCTGACAGTGAACTAGCAGCTGGTGCACTGTATCGTAAGACCAGCCAGCTGTTGGAGACGTTGAATCAACTGAGCACACATACCCACGTAGTAGATATCACTCGTTCCAGCCCTG CTGCCAAGAGCCCATCGGCCCAGCTCCTGGAGCAGGTGGCTCAGCTCAAGTCCTTAAGTGACACCATCGAGAAACTCAAG GATGAGGTCCTTAAGGAGACCGTATCTCAGCGCCCTGGAGCCACAGTCCCCACTGACTTTGCCATCTTCCCTTCGTCAGCCTTCCTTAgg GCCAAGGAGGAGCAGCAAGACGACACGGTCTACATGGGCAAAGTGACCTTCTCGTGCGCAGCTGGCCTTGGACAGCGACACCGGCTGGTGCTGACCCAGGAGCAGCTGCACCAGCTTCATGGTCGCCTCATCTCCTAA